The Papaver somniferum cultivar HN1 chromosome 3, ASM357369v1, whole genome shotgun sequence genome includes a region encoding these proteins:
- the LOC113356816 gene encoding uncharacterized protein LOC113356816, with amino-acid sequence MEDGRESRSSLGSLSNKRPKAFDIAFPSFFVQIPQKLQNCLKSHFKNSAKDELGANSIIIKENNSFATRKHDLDRQLKAWNNNPTWVDESPEIQVSVPKGSLCNLSVKVKVGLPPDAIYDIVTDPDNRRVFKNIKEVISRKVLVDEGSRQVVEVEQAAMWKFLWWSGTIAVHVMVDQNREDHSMKFKQVKTGFMERFEGCWKVEPLFVDEKMCFPLKPKTWADYDLCTGGKGRVGSIVSLQQLVQPAIVPPPPISWYLRGITTKTTEMLILDLLAESARIRGDISTANSDQKQVELLPELGVVGDKIHIKARWASHRRNSRRHGNHKR; translated from the exons ATGGAAGACGGGAGAGAAAGTAGATCAAGTTTGGGTTCCCTTAGTAATAAACGTCCTAAAGCCTTTGATATAGCGTTTCCTTCGTTTTTTGTTCAAATTCCGCAAAAGCTTCAAAATTGTTTGAAG TCACATTTCAAGAACTCAGCGAAAGATGAGCTTGGAGCGAATTCTATTATTATAAAGGAGAATAACTCATTTGCTACTCGGAAACACGACTTGGATAGGCAATTGAAGGCTTGGAACAATAATCCCACTTGGGTTGACGAATCTCCTGAAATTCAG GTTAGTGTACCAAAAGGTTCTTTATGCAACCTTAGTGTGAAAGTCAAAGTCGGTTTGCCACCAGATGCAATCTATGACATTGTCACTGACCCTGACAACAGAAGGGTCTTCAAAAATATCAAA GAAGTTATATCCAGAAAGGTATTGGTTGATGAGGGTTCAAGGCAGGTTGTCGAGGTGGAGCAAGCAGCTATGTGGAAGTTTCTTTGGTGGTCGGGAACCATAGCTGTCCATGTTATGGTTGACCAAAACAGAGAGGATCACTCG ATGAAATTCAAGCAAGTGAAAACTGGTTTTATGGAAAGATTTGAAGGGTGCTGGAAAGTGGAACCTCTATTTGTTGATGAAAAAATGTGCTTTCCTTTGAAGCCGAAAACATGGGCTGACTATGATCTGTGCACTGGGGGTAAAGGACGAGTTGGATCAATTGTTAGTTTACAACAACTAGTACAGCCAGCTATTGTTCCACCACCACCAATTTCCTGGTATCTAAGGGGGATAACCACAAAAACTACTGAGATGTTGATATTGGACCTTTTGGCCGAATCTGCCAGAATTAGAGGGGATATTTCTACTGCAAATTCTGACCAAAAGCAGGTAGAGTTATTACCAGAATTAGGCGTAGTAGGCGATAAGATACATATTAAAGCGAGATGGGCCAGTCATAGAAGGAATTCAAGGCGGCATGGTAACCATAAAAGGTAA